In Solanum lycopersicum chromosome 5, SLM_r2.1, the following are encoded in one genomic region:
- the LOC101256091 gene encoding AT-rich interactive domain-containing protein 1-like, whose amino-acid sequence MAGWSKRVDGSSLTSFRKPENPKNVVKNKVDYDNAKLLFIEVFTICLKEASGSLCYRPLPPMLGDGKSVDLLKLYLVVRKNGGYQRVSENGLWGLVGMDCGFDSSYGMALKLVYVKYLGVLEKWMLRVRETDVSSVKSKVSKCDLGSDGDGVPMDVELDLKKVLMKISDEKAKDGDNGNGVDTTDGDEARDFDGLNGSNEKFDGQSNLDNNVITVKDIDETRSVVYDKEHLKSVKGRESVSVLHGNGTDESLTKYTMVEEDCVSRKRKRESYLDMVKWVSEVAKKPCDLAIGTLPDRSKWKDYGAEVVWKQVLLVRDDMLLKKDVDPCAQQSIWQIKQKMHPSMYDDNSGSGRLRCSQRVLSAKDHLKKRRAMQFLASPSSSHNDEDQADVPTGSSAESAIGFWWKQRRKRIPVGPQFQADIPESIEEIYESDSKWLGTGIWPLGKRGKKRTLVDRGPIGKGRQDICSCNTRGSYDCVKCHISEKRRKLKIDLGSAYCEWKFDSMGEEVAVSWSREEEHKFQDIVKSNPLSEEKSFWNEVFKFFPNKSRESLVSYYFNVFLLRRRANQNRTNAGNIDSDDDESEYGPRFDCFGRDAKYSIFRSPSKNTSGSEVVHES is encoded by the exons ATGGCAGGATGGTCGAAAAGAGTTGATGGGTCAAGTCTAACGAGCTTCAGAAAACCGGaaaacccaaaaaatgttgtgaaaaataaagtaGATTACGATAATGCGAAGTTGTTGTTCATAGAAGTTTTTACTATATGTTTGAAAGAAGCTTCTGGGAGTTTGTGCTATAGGCCGTTACCGCCGATGTTGGGTGATGGGAAATCAGTGGATTTGCTTAAGCTTTACTTGGTTGTGAGGAAAAATGGTGGGTATCAAAGAGTTTCTGAAAATGGGTTGTGGGGTTTAGTGGGTATGGATTGTGGGTTCGATTCGAGTTATGGGATGGCTTTGAAATTGGTTTATGTTAAGTATTTGGGTGTATTAGAGAAATGGATGTTGAGAGTTAGGGAAACTGATGTTAGTAGTGTTAAGAGTAAGGTGAGTAAATGTGATTTGGGTTCAGACGGGGATGGAGTTCCTATGGATGTTGAGTTGGATCTTAAGAAGGTTCTAATGAAGATTTCGGATGAAAAAGCTAAAGATGGTGACAACGGGAATGGTGTTGATACTACAGATGGTGATGAGGCTCGGGATTTTGATGGGTTGAATGGAAGTAATGAGAAATTTGATGGTCAAAGTAATCTGGACAACAATGTGATTACTGTAAAGGATATTGATGAAACTAGGAGTGTTGTCTATGACAAAGAACATTTGAAGTCTGTCAAGGGAAGGGAAAGTGTTAGTGTTCTGCATGGAAATGGAACAGATGAGTCGTTAACGAAGTACACTATGGTTGAGGAAGATTGCGTTAGTAGGAAGAGGAAGCGAGAATCTTACTTGGATATGGTGAAGTGGGTAAGTGAAGTTGCAAAAAAACCTTGTGATCTTGCCATTGGTACTTTGCCAGACAGGTCTAAGTGGAAGGATTATGGGGCTGAAGTGGTTTGGAAGCAGGTTCTGCTGGTGCGAGATGACATGCTTTTGAAAAAGGATGTGGATCCATGTGCTCAGCAATCAATATGGCAG aTAAAACAGAAGATGCATCCATCTATGTATGATGATAATTCTGGTTCTGGAAGATTAAGATGCAGCCAGCGAGTACTATCTGCAAAAGATCATCTGAAAAAGAGGCGTGCAATGCAGTTTCTTGCATCACCTTCAAGTTCTCATAATGACGAGGATCAGGCCGATGTACCAACTGGTTCTTCTGCAGAGTCGGCAATTGGTTTTTGGTGGAAGCAGCGCAGAAAGAGAATACCTGTTGGGCCACAGTTTCAAGCAGATATTCCCGAATCGATTGAGGAGATCTATGAAAGTGACTCTAAATGGCTGGGCACTGGAATCTGGCCACTAGGCAAACGAGGGAAAAAAAGAACCTTAGTTGACAGAGGTCCTATAGGTAAAGGAAGACAAGATATTTGTAGCTGCAACACTAGAGGTTCTTATGACTGTGTCAAGTGTCATATATCCGAGAAAAGGAGGAAGCTTAAGATTGATTTGGGATCAGCTTATTGTGAGTGGAAATTTGATTCTATGGGTGAAGAAGTTGCAGTTTCTTGGTCAAGAGAAGAAGAACACAAATTTCAGGATATAGTGAAGTCGAACCCTTTGTCTGAGGAGAAAAGTTTCTGGAATGAGGTTTTCAAGTTCTTTCCAAACAAAAGCAGGGAGTCTTTAGTAAGCTACTACTTTAACGTCTTCCTTCTACGCCGCAGAGCCAACCAGAATAGGACTAATGCTGGTAATATTGACAGTGATGATGATGAATCAGAATATGGACCTAGATTTGATTGTTTTGGGCGTGATGCTAAGTACTCCATCTTTCGTTCCCCAAGTAAAAACACATCTGGATCGGAGGTAGTACATGAATCTTGA